The nucleotide sequence ATCTCATTCAGCGCTATACCCGCATGAAGGTTTTCGAAGTGGTGGACGGGATGGTGGTCAAGCCCAACTGCACCTACATCATCCCGCCCAACCGCGACATGGCCTTCATAGATGGCGCGCTCCAACTGCTGGAGCCGTCTGCTCCCCGAGGTCAACGTCTGCCTATTGACTTCTTCTTCCGCTCCCTGGCCCAAGATCAAGGTGACAAAGCCATTGGCATCGTACTCTCTGGCACAGGGAGTGACGGCACCCTGGGAATTCGGGCTATCAAAGGTGAAGGGGGCTTGGTTTTAGTCCAGACCCCAGAAACAACTGAGTATGATGGCATGCCCCGAAGCGCCATTGGGACTGGCCTGGTTGACTATGAATTGCCGCCAACTGAGATGCCCAGCAAGTTAATCCTCTATGTAAAACAGATGTATGATAATCACGGTTTGCACAAGCCGCACCTTATAATTAAACCAGATAACTCATTAAAAAAGATTTTCATTTTGTTGCGCGGTCAAACTAGTCACGACTTCTCTCAGTACAAGCCGAGCACTATTCTTCGGCGCATTGAACGGCGTATGGCTGTCAACCACATTGAATCAATGGAAGCATACGTAAAATTTTTGCAACAAACTCCATCAGAAGTGGCAGCATTATTTCGTGATCTGTTGATCGGCGTGACCAACTTTTTCCGTGATCCGGAAGCGTTCAGGATTCTTGAGGAGCAGGTCATCCCCAAACTCTTCTCGGGTAAGCCTGCGGGTTCCATTTTGCGAGTCTGGACACCGGGGTGTTCCACCGGCGAGGAAGCTTATTCGCTCGCCATACTTTTCCAAGAGCACATTGAGGCGCTAAAGCAGAGCTACAAGGTGCAACTCTTCGCCACGGACATTGACAGCAACGCGATTGCTACGGCCCGGAATGGCGTTTACCCGTCCACAATCGCCGCAGACATCTCGCCGGAACGTTTGAACCGCTTTTTCTCAACAGAGACAGGCGGGGGCGGGTTGCGTATCCAAAAGGTCCTTCGCGACATGCTGGTCTTTTCCGAGCAGAACGTGATCAAAGACCCCCCATTCTCCAAACTCGACCTCATCTGCTGCCGCAACCTACTCATCTATTTGAACGGGGACTTGCAAAAGAAGCTAATCCCTCTCTTCCACTATGCCTTGAACCCGGGCGGCTATCTTTTCCTGGGGACCTCTGAAACGGTAGGCGAGTTCGGCGACCTATTTGCCACACTGGACCGGAAACAGAAAATTTATCAACGAAAAGACGTTTTCAACGCCCAGCGTTTGCCATTGGCCCAATTCCTTCCATCAATTGCGGTGGGGGATGCAGGCGCGCCCAAATCAACGGGAAAGGCATCACCCGTCGGGAAACTGCCTCTTCGCGAGTTAACTGAACAGACACTCTTGAAGCAGTTCGACCCCGTCGCCGCCCTTGTCAACGACAAAGGCGTAATCTTCTATCTTCATGGGCGTTCCGGCTTGTATCTGGAACTCGCTCCCGGTGAAGTTGGTGCCGTGAACATTTTCAAGATAGCACGCGAAGGGTTGCAGCGAGAACTAACCACAGCTTTGCATAGAGTAGCTAAGACAAAAGAGTTAGTGCAGTGTGCAGGTCTCCGCGTTAAAACTAATGGAGATTTCGCTACTGTCAATATGACCGTTCGCCCCGTGGCTATAGATAATGGCGAAGAAGTTGAAACAAACCTGTATCTTGTCATTCTTGAGCATGTTACTCCAGCTATGGAAGCGAAGCATGAGCATATGACTCAGGATGCAATATGCCCAGAGACAATTGACGATGCGCGGAGCGACACTCATGTAGCGGCGCTCAAACAAGAACTGCGCAACAAGGAAGAATATCTCCAGACAACTTTAGAGGAGCTAGAAACATCAAACGAAGAGCTAAAGTCTTCTAATGAGGAGATGCAATCTGTCAATGAGGAGCTTCAGTCAACAAACGAAGAGCTTGAGACTTCAAAAGAGGAATTACAATCAGTCAATGAAGAGCTGGCCACGGTCAATGCCGAGCTTCAGAACAAGGTTGCGGATTTGTCTCGGGCTAACAACGACATGAACAATCTTCTAGCCGGAATGGGTGTTGCCACCGTATTTGTTGACACTCAACTTCGCATCCTACGGTTCACCCCCGCCGCCACTCAAATCATAAACTTGATTTCGAGTGATGTCGGACGTCCTGTTCAGCATATCGTTTCCAACCTTATTGGCTATGACAGTCTTGTGGTAGATGCGCAGGCCGTTTTGGATACTCTGACCCCAAAAGCCATCGACGTCGAGGCGAAGGATGGAAAGCAGTACAATATGCGCATCCGGCCCTACCGTACGCTCGAAAATATGATAGAGGGCGTGGTAATCTCATTTTACGACGTCACCGAATTGAAGAGCGCGCAGCATCTGCTCGCCGTGGCCAATGATCAGCTCCGCTACGTGCAGCTTGGGCGTGATGCTCGAGATGCCGTCCTGATCATGAATTCGGATGGAAATATCTTGGCCTGGAATCACGCGGCTCACAAAGCTTACGGATGGGATGAATCCGATGCCTTGACCATGAACATTCGTGACCTGATCCCGGAAGAAGTACGCGATGCAGAGACGGGAAAATTCCGAGAAATCGCTCTAGGTAAAAGTCAGGGCCCACATGCCTCGGTTCGCCTTGATAAGAGTGGAAAACGCATACCGGTAGAATTTGCAACCACGCCTTTGGTCGATGAGAAAGGCCGGATTTACGCTATCGCGACACTGGAACGAGTTGTCTGAGGGTGAGGGGTATGAAAGACACATTGCGCCAAAGGGCGGAAGAGCAGACTTTGGCAAATGATGCCCAGGGAGAATGTGTCTCCATGTCTCCTGAAGATGGGCGAAAGGTTCTCCACGAACTGCGCGTGCATCAGATCGAGCTTGAGATGCAGAACGAGGAGTTACGACGGTCCCAGATTGCCCTAAACACTGCAAAGGAACGCTATTTTGACCTCTATGACCTAGCTCCGGTTGGTTATGTCACGATTAGCGGGGGGGGACTCCTCCTTGAAACCAACCTAACTGCGGCGACCATGTTCAGCACTAATCGCAGCGACCTTTTTCGAAAGCCGTTTAGCTCATTGATCCTCAAGCAAGACCAGTCTATCTACTACAAATTGCACAATAATCTAGTTGCAACGAACATGCCGGAGGCGCGTGATTTGAGGATGATGAGGTCTGACGGGTCTGAATTCTGGGTTCATCTGTCGGCCACCATCGGACATGATTCTGATGGACAGGCAGAAATCCACATCGCAATAAACGACATTACCGAACGTAAGCAGGCTGAAGATGCGCTGCGTAAGAGTGAAGAGCACCTCCGCATTGTCTCCGACAACGCCACCGATTGGGAGTACTGGCGCGGCCCAGATGGAAAGCTCAAGTGGGTCTCGCCCTCGTGCAAAGAAATTACCGAATACACACCAGAAGAGTTCATGGGGGAGAGCCCTCTTGCCATCCAACAGATTGTCTATCCTGAGGACCAGGGTCTATGGTTGGAGCACCTCAAGCAGTTAGACACCCAAGAGCCTCCTCATCTTGAATTGGAATTCAGAATAATCAAACGATCCGGTGATGTTGTTTGGATCAATCATATATGTAAGCCTATATACAGCAGGGAAGGTGTGTACCTAGGACGCCGGGTCTGCAACCGTGACATCACAGCACGAAAGACCATAGAGAAGGCTCTGACCTTTCTGGCAACCTGCTGCAGTGCCCGTTCGGGGGTGGCATTCTTCGAGTCGCTTGCCAGGTATTTGGCTGAGACCCTGGGAATGGATTTCGTTTGCATTGACCGACTGGAGGGGGATGGGCTTAACGCCAGGACCTTGGCCGTCTATTTCGATGGGCATTTCGAAGACAACATCACCTATGCATTGAAAGACACCCCCTGCGGGGATGTGGTGGGAAAGGAGTCCTGCTGTTTTCCCCATGACGTACGGGGCCTTTTCCCTAAGGACGCTGTGCTCCAAGGCATGCAGGCTGAGAGCTACGTGGGCATTACCTTGTGGGATTCTGCCGGTCGACCCAACGGGCTTATTGCGGTCATCGGTCGTACCCCCTTGAAGGATCCCTGGTTGGCTGAATCCATTCTGCAATTGGCTGGAGTTCGAGCCGGCGGGGAACTTGAACGCCTTCAGGCTGAAGAGGCTCTTCAGTCGGCGAAAATTGCCGCTGAGTCAGCCAATAAGGCGAAATCCGTATTTCTTGCCAACATGAGCCATGAGATAAGAACTCCGCTCAATGGTGTGCTAGGAATGCTCCAATTGCTCGACACCACAGCCCCGAATGATGAGCAGAAAGAGTACCTGCTGGGAGCAGTTCAATCCACAAATCGACTGGCTCGGCTGCTTTCGGACATTCT is from Solidesulfovibrio magneticus RS-1 and encodes:
- a CDS encoding chemotaxis protein CheB, with the translated sequence MMTDPRSWRSAMTWKSSSAPSLLVANEYIYNNIIWLQSIWLLLTLGSRCRTVSLVSNHLKWHDGKIGYNRDCCDIIIFEILCSHHPQGDRPMAKKKAPPKSKPKTGRDSSVETSATDPVQASGSSFPIIGIGASAGGLAAFEAFFSGMPTDTDPGMAFVLVQHLAPDHKSILTDLIQRYTRMKVFEVVDGMVVKPNCTYIIPPNRDMAFIDGALQLLEPSAPRGQRLPIDFFFRSLAQDQGDKAIGIVLSGTGSDGTLGIRAIKGEGGLVLVQTPETTEYDGMPRSAIGTGLVDYELPPTEMPSKLILYVKQMYDNHGLHKPHLIIKPDNSLKKIFILLRGQTSHDFSQYKPSTILRRIERRMAVNHIESMEAYVKFLQQTPSEVAALFRDLLIGVTNFFRDPEAFRILEEQVIPKLFSGKPAGSILRVWTPGCSTGEEAYSLAILFQEHIEALKQSYKVQLFATDIDSNAIATARNGVYPSTIAADISPERLNRFFSTETGGGGLRIQKVLRDMLVFSEQNVIKDPPFSKLDLICCRNLLIYLNGDLQKKLIPLFHYALNPGGYLFLGTSETVGEFGDLFATLDRKQKIYQRKDVFNAQRLPLAQFLPSIAVGDAGAPKSTGKASPVGKLPLRELTEQTLLKQFDPVAALVNDKGVIFYLHGRSGLYLELAPGEVGAVNIFKIAREGLQRELTTALHRVAKTKELVQCAGLRVKTNGDFATVNMTVRPVAIDNGEEVETNLYLVILEHVTPAMEAKHEHMTQDAICPETIDDARSDTHVAALKQELRNKEEYLQTTLEELETSNEELKSSNEEMQSVNEELQSTNEELETSKEELQSVNEELATVNAELQNKVADLSRANNDMNNLLAGMGVATVFVDTQLRILRFTPAATQIINLISSDVGRPVQHIVSNLIGYDSLVVDAQAVLDTLTPKAIDVEAKDGKQYNMRIRPYRTLENMIEGVVISFYDVTELKSAQHLLAVANDQLRYVQLGRDARDAVLIMNSDGNILAWNHAAHKAYGWDESDALTMNIRDLIPEEVRDAETGKFREIALGKSQGPHASVRLDKSGKRIPVEFATTPLVDEKGRIYAIATLERVV
- a CDS encoding ATP-binding protein, encoding MKDTLRQRAEEQTLANDAQGECVSMSPEDGRKVLHELRVHQIELEMQNEELRRSQIALNTAKERYFDLYDLAPVGYVTISGGGLLLETNLTAATMFSTNRSDLFRKPFSSLILKQDQSIYYKLHNNLVATNMPEARDLRMMRSDGSEFWVHLSATIGHDSDGQAEIHIAINDITERKQAEDALRKSEEHLRIVSDNATDWEYWRGPDGKLKWVSPSCKEITEYTPEEFMGESPLAIQQIVYPEDQGLWLEHLKQLDTQEPPHLELEFRIIKRSGDVVWINHICKPIYSREGVYLGRRVCNRDITARKTIEKALTFLATCCSARSGVAFFESLARYLAETLGMDFVCIDRLEGDGLNARTLAVYFDGHFEDNITYALKDTPCGDVVGKESCCFPHDVRGLFPKDAVLQGMQAESYVGITLWDSAGRPNGLIAVIGRTPLKDPWLAESILQLAGVRAGGELERLQAEEALQSAKIAAESANKAKSVFLANMSHEIRTPLNGVLGMLQLLDTTAPNDEQKEYLLGAVQSTNRLARLLSDILDISRIEAGRMDIVELEFNIQNTWDSIKELFALEARRKGLVLEFGCVKDLPLLLIGDEVRLRQILFNLVGNAVKFTEKGKIRIDASLLPLLPSSKSSAIRVLITVHDTGVGIPEEYIKDIFEPFVQADGSYTRRFQGAGLGLSIVRRLVNLLGGDIAIDSTLGEGTTVYLSLPLKIPVAKQNLLELKANPVITPSLSSLRILIAEDDTVSSLTCKRMLEKTGSSVTSVKDGKEALQLLCEKVFDLILMDIQMPVMDGVDATRAIREGRAGEDKASIPIIAMTAYAMTGDKEKFLEAGMNDYISKPVEMETLKEVIERVMEKAVTTN